The following proteins are encoded in a genomic region of Portunus trituberculatus isolate SZX2019 chromosome 13, ASM1759143v1, whole genome shotgun sequence:
- the LOC123503291 gene encoding 26S proteasome non-ATPase regulatory subunit 10-like: MVPEDHNSFKVHEASYQGRYEEVKEKVLNNNRLLTTLDDSERQALHWAACGGHEELASFLIEHGAPVDKADDSGWTPLMIAASAGRTQVVRMLIGRGANTNAQNTGGHSALQYAASKNHHEIVSILMDNWSDVNLQDKRGATALHRAASKGNIQSMTLLLQSNQCSINVPDSEGNTPLHLACEEERLEAVRQLLERGAITDKVNREGKTPIQMTSCLSIRRLMRMNEM; this comes from the exons ATGGTGCCAGAGGATCACAACTCCTTCAAGGTGCACGAGGCTTCCTACCAAGGCCGCtacgaggaggtgaaggaaaaagtgcTGAATAACAACCGTCTTCTCACCACCTTGGATGAC AGTGAACGGCAAGCGCTGCACTGGGCTGCCTGTGGAGGACATGAAGAACTGGCCAGTTTTCTCATAGAGCATGGAGCACCAGTTGATAAAGCAGATGAT TCAGGATGGACGCCCCTCATGATTGCTGCTTCTGCTGGCCGCACCCAAGTGGTGAGGATGCTGATTGGCCGTGGCGCCAACACTAATGCCCAGAACACTGGAGGTCACTCAGCTTTGCAATATGCTGCTTCCAAAAACCACCATGAG ATTGTGTCAATCCTGATGGACAACTGGTCTGACGTGAATCTGCAGGATAAGAGAGGTGCCACAGCCCTGCACCGGGCTGCCTccaagggaaacattcagtcCATGACACTACTCCTGCAGAGTAACCAGTGCTCCATCAATGTACCAGACTCTGAAGGCAACACTCCTCT GCATCTTGCATGTGAAGAGGAGCGGCTTGAGGCTGTCCGACAGTTGTTGGAGAGAGGTGCCATCACTGATAAGGTAAACCGAGAAGGGAAAACTCCAATACAGATGACATCCTGTTTGTCAATCAGAAGACTGATGCGCATGAATGAAATGTGA